A genomic region of Vitis vinifera cultivar Pinot Noir 40024 chromosome 7, ASM3070453v1 contains the following coding sequences:
- the LOC109122040 gene encoding protein MIZU-KUSSEI 1, which produces MNADSSQAAIDTKPQLRWWDLLRPIMALVAPCWASCYPPLFSTCKPEIFTVTGTIICSINSKVKLCIQEDVDSFPLIILDLPINMSELAGLMQCGTARIVLQCDLGLDRSNEPFLSAATWAMHYNGQKMGYAMRREVTGKDTLLLGTMRTISAGAGILPGKECGLGQCKYLRGQFEKVVASNYSEAYHLIDPSGCLGQELSIFFLGI; this is translated from the coding sequence ATGAATGCTGATTCTTCCCAAGCTGCCATTGATACCAAGCCGCAGCTGCGGTGGTGGGATTTACTCCGCCCCATCATGGCCCTCGTTGCTCCCTGCTGGGCCTCCTGCTATCCCCCACTCTTCTCCACATGCAAACCTGAAATTTTCACTGTAACTGGAACCATCATATGCTCAATCAATAGCAAAGTGAAGCTCTGCATTCAGGAAGATGTCGACAGCTTCCCTTTGATCATCCTTGATCTTCCTATTAACATGTCCGAGTTAGCGGGTCTAATGCAGTGTGGTACTGCCCGTATCGTTCTCCAGTGTGACCTCGGCTTGGACAGATCGAATGAGCCTTTCTTGAGTGCAGCTACGTGGGCAATGCACTACAATGGACAGAAAATGGGGTATGCCATGAGGAGAGAGGTGACAGGAAAGGATACGCTGCTGTTGGGGACAATGCGGACGATCTCAGCTGGAGCTGGGATATTACCGGGGAAGGAATGTGGTTTGGGGCAGTGCAAGTACCTGAGAGGCCAGTTTGAAAAAGTGGTGGCTTCCAACTATTCTGAGGCCTACCATTTGATCGATCCTTCCGGCTGCTTGGGCCAAGAGTTGAGCATATTCTTTCTGGGGATTTAG
- the LOC100245092 gene encoding STS14 protein: protein MAQQVLLAVALVAVTMCHSLVHSVARVPSSVPNSGTEVPAAPPNSTEEFLEAHNQARAEVGVGPFQWSEQLAHATSLLVRYQRDKHGCQFANLSNSKYGGNQLWASGSGMTARLAVEEWVGEKKYYNHSDNSCVANHECGVYTQVVWRKSLELGCAKAVCAKEDASLTICFYNPPGNVIGESPY from the coding sequence ATGGCCCAACAAGTTCTCCTTGCGGTCGCACTGGTGGCTGTAACCATGTGCCATAGCCTTGTCCATAGTGTAGCACGGGTGCCAAGCTCCGTTCCCAACTCGGGCACAGAAGTTCCGGCGGCGCCACCAAACTCAACGGAGGAGTTCCTGGAGGCGCACAACCAAGCAAGAGCTGAAGTTGGGGTTGGCCCTTTCCAGTGGAGTGAGCAGCTGGCCCACGCCACCAGCCTGCTGGTACGCTACCAAAGAGACAAACACGGCTGCCAGTTTGCAAACCTGAGCAATAGCAAGTATGGAGGGAACCAGTTGTGGGCAAGTGGATCAGGAATGACGGCGCGGCTGGCCGTTGAGGAGTGGGTGGGAGAGAAGAAGTATTACAACCATTCTGACAACTCCTGTGTGGCCAATCATGAGTGTGGGGTGTACACACAGGTGGTATGGAGGAAATCGCTGGAGTTGGGGTGTGCCAAAGCTGTGTGCGCGAAGGAAGATGCTAGTTTAACCATATGTTTCTACAATCCTCCTGGAAATGTCATAGGAGAGAGCCCCTACTAG